In Methanoculleus sp. SDB, the genomic window TTGACAAGGCACTTGAAAAAGTGGGGGAGGAGAGCACCGAATTTATTCTCGCCATGAAAAACGAGGTGTACGAGAGAAAGGTCTCAGAGGCTGCCGACCTGATCTTTCATCTTCTGCTCGCGCTGCGTGCCGGAAATATAGAACTTGAGGATGTTCTTGCCGAGCTGGGCGCCCGGCGGAAGTGACCGCGCGATCACCATGCAACTGCGGCAGCATCGCCCCGATTTAGCGTATTGATTGCACGTTTTTTTGAGAGAACCGACTGCTCAGGCCAGGGAT contains:
- a CDS encoding phosphoribosyl-ATP pyrophosphatase; this translates as MSDTDMLRTLWEIIQDRVDNPPPASYVCDILNHRKGIDKALEKVGEESTEFILAMKNEVYERKVSEAADLIFHLLLALRAGNIELEDVLAELGARRK